The Nocardioides salarius genome includes a region encoding these proteins:
- a CDS encoding type IV pilin protein, with protein sequence MLKLPVRPADSEERKDQGFTLIELLVVVLIIGVLAAIAIPVFLSQREKAADASVQSDLKNLGTVQGTYLVDNNAYANKMALLIADGYDFKKTGNNVIKLVSANADGFCATGTREGGTAGTDTFYYDSGEGGLTGVDCTAEYTAVAAADQG encoded by the coding sequence ATGCTGAAGCTGCCTGTCCGCCCCGCGGACTCCGAGGAGCGCAAGGACCAGGGCTTCACCCTGATCGAGCTCCTCGTCGTCGTCCTGATCATCGGCGTGCTCGCCGCCATCGCGATCCCGGTGTTCCTGTCGCAGCGCGAGAAGGCGGCTGACGCGTCGGTCCAGTCGGATCTGAAGAACCTCGGGACTGTCCAGGGCACCTATCTCGTCGACAACAACGCCTATGCCAATAAGATGGCGCTGCTTATCGCAGACGGTTACGACTTCAAGAAGACGGGCAACAACGTCATCAAGCTTGTGTCTGCCAATGCTGATGGATTCTGCGCCACGGGAACGCGTGAGGGCGGAACCGCGGGCACCGACACCTTCTACTACGACTCCGGCGAAGGTGGCTTGACTGGCGTGGACTGCACTGCCGAATACACGGCGGTCGCGGCTGCAGATCAGGGCTGA
- a CDS encoding GspH/FimT family pseudopilin, with translation MPARPDDGVTMVELVVVIAMMGALMAFAVVGWSAWARASAQDGAASTLEGTLRQAQQQAVSDGWATCVQFDAAADTWTTYEGACGSGGAVLTGPVGLGDGRLDLVDVAFSPTTGGSTAGVTFSARGTATPGRVRIARDGSDRVVTIAVEGLTGRVTTR, from the coding sequence GTGCCCGCACGCCCCGACGACGGCGTCACCATGGTCGAGCTCGTGGTGGTGATCGCGATGATGGGCGCCCTGATGGCCTTCGCGGTGGTCGGCTGGTCGGCCTGGGCGCGCGCCTCCGCGCAGGACGGCGCCGCCTCGACGCTCGAGGGCACGCTGCGCCAGGCCCAGCAGCAGGCGGTCAGCGACGGGTGGGCGACCTGCGTGCAGTTCGACGCGGCGGCCGACACCTGGACGACGTACGAGGGCGCGTGCGGCAGCGGCGGTGCCGTGCTCACCGGGCCGGTCGGCCTGGGTGACGGGCGGCTCGACCTCGTCGACGTGGCGTTCTCGCCGACCACCGGCGGCAGCACCGCCGGCGTCACCTTCTCGGCGCGCGGCACCGCCACCCCGGGGCGGGTGCGGATCGCCCGCGACGGCAGCGACCGCGTCGTCACCATCGCGGTGGAGGGGCTGACCGGCCGTGTCACGACCCGCTGA
- a CDS encoding type IV pilus modification PilV family protein: protein MSRPAEETRGQTRDQAHDQAPDGGFSLVEVVVSVGILVLLITFVLPALLVGIKADAVAQRTTQARNLAQAQMERLRNLPFHVAYDVGSEYVDLLDRYYEDLGAPTATVVCGPSGDRTVPTTGWTGYVTGAARCSWEPATGPFFRQVQVGSGDGAGFVTVTTTQLLSDASPPQVVTPPADWDSQRSGRDSPPASQVGVTVTVFSSLAGDREPVSTSSQLTRQSLATPRVEASVQVAALQLGTNVAATDPALADPVAVPVTLSAGLVDLAGSVTATSRTDAVLGSTLTGLGTGAQARGASASGAAPGDQSVVSTGSLAGQLDASGCQLVCWGGTRTTAFAVRASNGLPLVADPAAPATATVTDLSSGGVSLAGGADADYRERLSLAGPLVRLAGGATPVKSGISSSCQVAETGESVRVVAGGWLRTADRVPSSAALQVDACGAARASALAVLPTTFAPEGVLQVQLVRAAARCTVSGGAHTATTAVDYEAVVRRWTGASPDPYTTVATVRPDATTDPLAGLDLDTLPVPGHGVLGDYIASWTSLTRDRVVRTTGAGSATVDVPALVSVVTQPVRTGTEPLTTSSPSPTPSPTPSPSPSPSPTPTAEPDADPTASPSPTAEPAPAPPEPDLVDPASSVSVSVGALSCSALDAR from the coding sequence GTGTCACGACCCGCTGAGGAGACGCGCGGGCAGACCCGCGACCAGGCCCACGACCAGGCCCCCGACGGAGGCTTCAGCCTCGTCGAGGTCGTGGTCTCGGTGGGCATCCTGGTGCTGCTGATCACCTTCGTGCTGCCGGCGCTGCTGGTCGGCATCAAGGCCGACGCCGTCGCCCAGCGCACCACCCAGGCACGCAACCTCGCGCAGGCGCAGATGGAGCGCCTGCGCAACCTCCCCTTCCACGTCGCCTACGACGTCGGCAGCGAGTACGTCGACCTGCTCGACCGCTACTACGAGGACCTCGGCGCGCCCACCGCGACGGTCGTCTGCGGCCCCAGCGGCGACCGGACCGTGCCCACGACCGGCTGGACCGGCTACGTCACCGGTGCCGCCCGGTGCTCGTGGGAGCCGGCCACCGGCCCGTTCTTCCGGCAGGTGCAGGTCGGCAGCGGCGACGGCGCCGGGTTCGTCACCGTCACCACCACCCAGCTGCTCTCCGACGCCTCGCCGCCCCAGGTCGTGACCCCTCCGGCCGACTGGGACTCCCAGCGCAGCGGCCGGGACTCGCCGCCCGCCTCCCAGGTCGGGGTGACCGTGACCGTCTTCTCCTCGCTGGCCGGCGACCGCGAGCCGGTCAGCACCAGCAGCCAGCTGACCCGGCAGAGCCTGGCCACCCCCCGCGTGGAGGCCTCCGTGCAGGTCGCGGCCCTGCAGCTCGGCACCAACGTGGCCGCCACCGACCCCGCCCTCGCCGACCCGGTCGCCGTGCCGGTGACCCTCTCGGCAGGGCTGGTCGACCTGGCCGGCTCGGTCACGGCCACCAGCCGCACCGACGCCGTGCTCGGCTCGACCCTGACCGGCCTCGGCACCGGCGCCCAGGCTCGCGGCGCCTCCGCCTCGGGGGCGGCGCCCGGCGACCAGTCGGTGGTCTCGACGGGCTCGCTGGCCGGGCAGCTCGACGCCAGCGGCTGCCAGCTGGTCTGCTGGGGCGGCACCCGCACCACCGCCTTCGCGGTGCGCGCCAGCAACGGCCTGCCCCTCGTGGCCGACCCGGCCGCGCCGGCCACCGCCACCGTCACCGACCTGTCGTCGGGCGGGGTGTCCCTGGCCGGGGGCGCCGACGCCGACTACCGCGAGCGGCTCTCCCTCGCCGGCCCGCTCGTGCGCCTGGCCGGTGGTGCCACACCGGTGAAGTCGGGCATCTCCAGCTCCTGCCAGGTCGCGGAGACGGGCGAGAGCGTGCGCGTGGTCGCCGGCGGCTGGCTGCGCACCGCCGACCGGGTGCCCAGCAGCGCCGCCCTGCAGGTCGACGCCTGCGGCGCCGCGCGCGCCTCGGCCCTGGCTGTGCTGCCGACCACCTTCGCGCCCGAGGGCGTGCTCCAGGTCCAGCTGGTGCGCGCCGCCGCCCGGTGCACGGTCAGCGGCGGCGCGCACACGGCCACGACCGCGGTCGACTACGAGGCCGTCGTACGCCGCTGGACCGGCGCGAGCCCCGACCCCTACACGACCGTCGCCACGGTGCGGCCCGACGCCACGACCGACCCGCTCGCCGGGCTCGACCTCGACACGCTGCCGGTGCCCGGGCACGGCGTGCTGGGCGACTACATCGCATCCTGGACGTCGCTGACCCGGGACCGGGTGGTCCGCACCACCGGCGCCGGCTCGGCCACCGTCGACGTCCCGGCGCTGGTCTCGGTGGTCACCCAGCCCGTGCGGACCGGCACCGAGCCGCTGACGACCAGCAGCCCCAGCCCGACACCGAGCCCGACCCCCAGCCCGTCGCCCAGCCCGTCGCCCACACCGACCGCCGAGCCCGACGCCGACCCGACGGCCTCGCCCAGCCCGACCGCGGAGCCCGCCCCGGCCCCGCCGGAGCCGGACCTCGTCGACCCCGCCTCGTCGGTGTCGGTCTCGGTCGGCGCCCTGTCGTGCTCGGCCCTGGACGCCCGATGA
- a CDS encoding PulJ/GspJ family protein has protein sequence MATQPLPRDAGMTMAEVLVSMMLFAVLGSVLLSFAMATARVTDRIQVSGDLTGESRLAFQRFSRELRQASDIRGVQFSTGTGTTTAITFWTDFNGNGVVDLDASDPEVLTYRWDPDSQRLTLTANDASGTAVTRPVLAGRVTTFDLQLRSSLWQHDTSGDGVPTTWQELDASVVGNHNGVPDDPELEHVDLIGVELSVTEDDVEHVFSTQTDLRNRAQS, from the coding sequence GTGGCGACGCAGCCGCTCCCCCGCGACGCCGGCATGACGATGGCCGAGGTGCTGGTCTCGATGATGCTCTTCGCCGTGCTCGGCTCGGTGCTGCTGTCCTTCGCGATGGCCACCGCCCGGGTCACCGACCGCATCCAGGTCTCCGGCGACCTGACCGGCGAGTCGCGGCTGGCCTTCCAGCGCTTCTCCCGCGAGCTGCGCCAGGCCAGCGACATCCGCGGCGTGCAGTTCTCGACCGGCACCGGCACCACCACCGCGATCACGTTCTGGACCGACTTCAACGGCAACGGTGTCGTCGACCTCGACGCGAGCGACCCGGAGGTGCTCACCTACCGCTGGGACCCCGACAGCCAGCGCCTGACCCTGACCGCCAACGACGCCTCCGGCACCGCCGTGACCCGCCCGGTGCTCGCCGGCCGGGTCACCACCTTCGACCTGCAGCTGCGCAGCAGCCTGTGGCAGCACGACACCTCCGGCGACGGGGTGCCCACGACCTGGCAGGAGCTCGACGCCTCGGTCGTGGGCAACCACAACGGCGTCCCCGACGACCCCGAGCTGGAGCACGTCGACCTGATCGGGGTCGAGCTGAGCGTCACCGAGGACGACGTCGAGCACGTCTTCTCCACCCAGACCGACCTGCGCAACCGCGCCCAGAGCTGA
- a CDS encoding type II secretion system F family protein yields the protein MSTLQFDYKVRDAAGRFREGKVKAPSEGAVAERLVAMGYQPLQITRAGTGLNTEIRLPVARRVKLKELAVFSRQLATMIDSGLPLLRSLGILAEQAENPELRRVLTGVRQAVEGGEALSTAFAAEEAVFPPLMVNMTRAGEAGGFLDSAMRQVADTFEADVRLRGKVKSAMTYPVVVLIMAALMCIGMLLFIVPIFENMFADLGGELPLPTQVLVTISGAMGVLVPAGVVATVAFVAWWRRYGRTQRVREVLDPLKLRLPVFGPLFAKIALTRFTRNLGTLLGSGVPILQALDVVAETCGSTVVAHAVADVRRSVAAGESVAGPLARHEVFPAMVVQMIASGEETGAMDQMLHRIAKFYDEEVEATTEALTSLIEPLMIAGLGLVVGGMIVALYMPIFSVFELIG from the coding sequence GTGAGCACCCTGCAGTTCGACTACAAGGTCCGCGACGCCGCCGGCCGCTTCCGCGAGGGCAAGGTCAAGGCCCCCTCCGAGGGGGCGGTGGCCGAGCGGCTGGTCGCGATGGGCTACCAGCCGCTGCAGATCACCCGCGCCGGCACCGGCCTCAACACCGAGATCCGGCTGCCGGTCGCGCGCCGGGTCAAGCTCAAGGAGCTCGCGGTCTTCTCCCGCCAGCTCGCCACGATGATCGACTCGGGCCTGCCGCTGCTGCGCTCGCTGGGCATCCTGGCCGAGCAGGCCGAGAACCCCGAGCTGCGCCGGGTGCTCACCGGCGTTCGTCAGGCCGTCGAGGGCGGCGAGGCGCTCTCGACCGCGTTCGCCGCCGAGGAGGCGGTCTTCCCGCCGCTGATGGTCAACATGACCCGCGCCGGCGAGGCCGGCGGCTTCCTCGACTCCGCGATGCGCCAGGTGGCCGACACCTTCGAGGCCGACGTGCGCCTGCGCGGCAAGGTGAAGTCGGCGATGACCTACCCGGTGGTCGTGCTGATCATGGCCGCGCTGATGTGCATCGGCATGTTGCTCTTCATCGTCCCGATCTTCGAGAACATGTTCGCCGACCTGGGCGGCGAGCTGCCGCTGCCGACCCAGGTGCTGGTCACCATCTCCGGGGCGATGGGCGTCCTGGTGCCGGCCGGGGTCGTCGCCACGGTCGCCTTCGTGGCCTGGTGGCGCCGCTACGGCCGCACCCAGCGGGTGCGCGAGGTCCTCGACCCGCTCAAGCTGCGACTGCCCGTCTTCGGGCCGCTCTTCGCCAAGATCGCGCTGACCCGCTTCACCCGCAACCTGGGCACCCTCCTGGGCTCCGGCGTACCCATCCTGCAGGCCCTCGACGTGGTCGCCGAGACCTGCGGCTCGACCGTGGTGGCCCACGCCGTCGCCGACGTACGCCGCTCCGTCGCCGCCGGCGAGTCGGTCGCCGGCCCGCTGGCCCGCCACGAGGTCTTCCCCGCGATGGTCGTGCAGATGATCGCCTCCGGCGAGGAGACCGGTGCGATGGACCAGATGCTGCACCGCATCGCCAAGTTCTACGACGAGGAGGTCGAGGCCACCACCGAGGCCCTCACCTCCCTCATCGAGCCGCTGATGATCGCCGGCCTCGGCCTGGTCGTCGGCGGGATGATCGTGGCCCTCTACATGCCGATCTTCTCGGTCTTCGAGCTGATCGGCTGA
- a CDS encoding type IV pilus twitching motility protein PilT, whose translation MSWAESSTGGGLGGGLWDQAQAEVGESLELDDLLRQVLDLGGSDLHLTTGVPPTIRVRGEMRAVEGFEPLEARPLQQAVYAMLTERQRKVLEETRELDVAYTVPGVARFRVNVFWQRESIGAVMRLIPWEIKTLGDLSLPPVVGTIAAMKRGLVLVTGPTGSGKSTTLAAIIDQVNRSRRGHIMTIEDPIEFLHEHRGCIVNQREVGADTHGFRAALRQVLRQDPDVILVGELRDLETISVALTAAETGHLVLATLHTQSAQDTISRVVDVFPSEQQQQVRTQLAATLNAVVCQALVPTADGRSRAAAVEVMVCTTGIRAMIRDDKLPQIPGAMQAGARDGMQTLDNHLAELVKQGRITREAALEHCVNREELIALLGSGGLRGTPGTGTAGPGAHGESLNPWQAQSLPSGGAHL comes from the coding sequence GTGTCGTGGGCTGAGAGCAGTACCGGTGGTGGCCTGGGTGGCGGCCTGTGGGACCAGGCGCAGGCCGAGGTGGGGGAGTCGCTGGAGCTCGACGACCTGCTGCGCCAGGTGCTCGACCTCGGGGGCTCCGACCTGCACCTGACGACCGGCGTCCCGCCGACGATCCGGGTGCGCGGCGAGATGCGCGCCGTCGAGGGCTTCGAGCCGCTCGAGGCGCGCCCGCTGCAGCAGGCGGTCTACGCGATGCTCACCGAGCGCCAGCGCAAGGTGCTGGAGGAGACCCGCGAGCTCGACGTCGCCTACACGGTGCCGGGCGTGGCCCGCTTCCGCGTCAACGTCTTCTGGCAGCGCGAGTCGATCGGTGCGGTGATGCGGCTGATCCCCTGGGAGATCAAGACGCTGGGCGACCTGTCGCTGCCGCCGGTGGTGGGCACCATCGCGGCCATGAAGCGCGGGCTGGTGCTGGTCACCGGGCCGACCGGCTCGGGCAAGTCCACGACGCTGGCCGCCATCATCGACCAGGTCAACCGCTCGCGGCGCGGGCACATCATGACCATCGAGGACCCCATCGAGTTCCTCCACGAGCACCGCGGCTGCATCGTCAACCAGCGCGAGGTCGGCGCCGACACGCACGGCTTCCGGGCCGCGCTGCGCCAGGTCCTGCGCCAGGACCCCGACGTGATCCTCGTCGGCGAGCTGCGCGACCTCGAGACCATCTCGGTGGCGCTGACCGCGGCCGAGACGGGCCACCTGGTGCTGGCCACGCTGCACACCCAGTCGGCGCAGGACACCATCTCGCGCGTCGTCGACGTCTTCCCCTCCGAGCAGCAGCAGCAGGTGCGCACCCAGCTGGCCGCGACCCTCAACGCCGTGGTCTGCCAGGCGCTGGTGCCGACCGCCGACGGGCGCAGCCGCGCCGCGGCCGTCGAGGTGATGGTGTGCACCACCGGCATCCGGGCGATGATCCGCGACGACAAGCTGCCCCAGATCCCCGGCGCGATGCAGGCCGGCGCCCGCGACGGCATGCAGACCCTCGACAACCACCTCGCCGAGCTGGTCAAGCAGGGGCGGATCACCCGCGAGGCGGCCCTCGAGCACTGCGTGAACCGTGAGGAGCTGATCGCCCTGCTCGGCTCGGGCGGGCTGCGCGGCACCCCCGGCACCGGCACGGCCGGCCCCGGGGCCCACGGCGAGAGCCTCAACCCCTGGCAGGCCCAGTCGCTGCCCTCGGGCGGGGCGCACCTGTGA
- a CDS encoding GspE/PulE family protein: MSAATPWEAAWAGASPEPGEGGRLVPLPGGARRRTDLWHSEDDRLTTTADSTVTALLAAEVVTPDQVDDARAAVAAGEGHGSVIEALLDDLEDADDRARLLQVAAGVAGVEHVDLTETGVDATAAALVSGEFARRAGVVPFARRDGALLVAVPVRSAVDLDLKDDLARVSGLPVRFALAGRHEIEQRQGEVYRAEEELAGLTSDFATDAVEDLAGLTEVVDDAPVVRFVNLLISQAISDRASDLHLEPTQHDLRVRYRIDGVLVDAHRAPRSIVNGVVSRFKIMAGMNIAERRVPQDGRLTVTHEGSTMDLRVATLPTVWGEKIVARVLDNTNTRLGLDDLGFEAANRAKFAESYAKPYGMILATGPTGSGKSTTLYATLNILNQPHVNVITVEDPVEYRLPGINQVQTNPKAGLTFASALRSILRSDPDIVLIGEIRDHETASIAVEASLTGHLVLSTLHTNDAPSAVTRLVEMGIEPFLVGSALDCIVAQRLCRALCPRCREPYRPDPDELRRLRFAWPDDGPREIYRARGCAACSRTGYRGRMALHEVLPVTEEIERLAVRRAPTEDIGRAGREQGMTTLRDDGWTKVLAGRTTIEEVLRVVG, encoded by the coding sequence GTGAGCGCCGCGACCCCGTGGGAGGCCGCCTGGGCGGGCGCGTCGCCCGAGCCGGGCGAGGGCGGGCGGCTGGTGCCGCTGCCCGGTGGTGCGCGGCGGCGCACCGACCTGTGGCACAGCGAGGACGACCGGCTGACCACCACCGCCGACAGCACCGTCACGGCGCTGCTGGCCGCCGAGGTGGTCACCCCCGACCAGGTCGACGACGCCCGCGCGGCCGTGGCCGCGGGGGAGGGGCACGGCTCGGTGATCGAGGCGCTGCTCGACGACCTGGAGGACGCCGACGACCGCGCCCGGCTGCTGCAGGTGGCGGCCGGGGTGGCCGGCGTCGAGCACGTCGACCTCACCGAGACCGGTGTCGACGCCACGGCCGCGGCCCTGGTCAGCGGCGAGTTCGCCCGCCGGGCCGGGGTGGTGCCCTTCGCGAGGCGCGACGGCGCCCTGCTCGTGGCGGTACCGGTGCGCTCGGCCGTCGACCTCGACCTCAAGGACGACCTGGCCCGCGTCAGCGGGCTGCCGGTGCGCTTCGCGCTCGCCGGGCGCCACGAGATCGAGCAGCGCCAGGGCGAGGTCTACCGCGCCGAGGAGGAGCTCGCCGGGCTCACCTCCGACTTCGCCACCGACGCCGTCGAGGACCTCGCCGGGTTGACCGAGGTCGTCGACGACGCGCCGGTCGTGCGGTTCGTCAACCTGCTGATCAGCCAGGCGATCTCCGACCGGGCCTCCGACCTGCACCTCGAGCCGACGCAGCACGACCTGCGGGTGCGCTACCGCATCGACGGCGTGCTCGTCGACGCCCACCGGGCCCCGCGCAGCATCGTCAACGGCGTGGTCTCGCGCTTCAAGATCATGGCCGGCATGAACATCGCCGAGCGGCGGGTGCCGCAGGACGGCCGGCTCACGGTCACCCACGAGGGTTCCACCATGGACCTGCGCGTGGCCACCCTGCCGACCGTGTGGGGCGAGAAGATCGTGGCCCGGGTGCTCGACAACACCAACACCCGCCTGGGCCTCGACGACCTGGGCTTCGAGGCCGCCAACCGCGCCAAGTTCGCGGAGTCCTACGCCAAGCCCTACGGGATGATCCTGGCCACCGGGCCGACCGGGTCGGGCAAGTCCACGACCCTCTACGCCACCCTCAACATCCTCAACCAGCCGCACGTCAACGTGATCACGGTCGAGGACCCCGTGGAGTACCGGCTGCCGGGCATCAACCAGGTGCAGACCAACCCCAAGGCGGGGCTGACCTTCGCCTCCGCGCTGCGCTCGATCCTGCGCTCCGACCCCGACATCGTGCTGATCGGCGAGATCCGCGACCACGAGACCGCCTCGATCGCGGTCGAGGCGTCGCTGACCGGTCACCTGGTGCTCTCCACGCTGCACACCAACGACGCGCCCTCGGCGGTGACCCGGCTGGTCGAGATGGGCATCGAGCCGTTCCTGGTCGGCTCGGCGCTCGACTGCATCGTGGCCCAGCGGCTGTGCCGGGCGCTGTGCCCGCGCTGCCGCGAGCCCTACCGTCCCGACCCCGACGAGCTGCGCCGGCTGCGCTTCGCGTGGCCCGACGACGGCCCCCGCGAGATCTACCGCGCGCGCGGGTGCGCCGCCTGCTCGCGCACCGGCTACCGCGGCCGGATGGCGCTGCACGAGGTGCTGCCGGTCACCGAGGAGATCGAGCGGCTCGCCGTACGCCGCGCGCCCACCGAGGACATCGGGCGTGCCGGGCGCGAGCAGGGGATGACCACGCTGCGCGACGACGGCTGGACCAAGGTGCTGGCCGGGCGCACGACGATCGAGGAGGTGCTCCGTGTCGTGGGCTGA
- a CDS encoding RsiG family protein, with the protein MTQRPTPQQAPQQTQQAQQRTGAAYDVDPGTLSLAELRGYRARLREEEDRVSYWRRVVHARTDLIEAGRDTSGGLGLDQVERALGETGSGARREALLRVRAFDPLPELPVLAEIWQHDGDPAATVARLGEASEQLSAYRTALHRRIDAATEELVARYHREPALALALLPGSAA; encoded by the coding sequence ATGACCCAGCGACCCACCCCCCAGCAGGCCCCCCAGCAGACCCAGCAGGCCCAGCAGCGGACGGGCGCGGCGTACGACGTCGACCCCGGCACGCTGAGCCTCGCCGAGCTGCGCGGCTACCGCGCCCGGCTGCGCGAGGAGGAGGACCGCGTCTCCTACTGGCGCCGCGTCGTGCACGCGCGCACCGACCTGATCGAGGCCGGGCGCGACACCTCCGGCGGACTGGGCCTCGACCAGGTCGAGCGGGCGCTGGGCGAGACCGGCAGCGGCGCACGGCGCGAGGCGCTGCTGCGGGTGCGCGCCTTCGACCCGCTGCCCGAGCTGCCGGTGCTGGCCGAGATCTGGCAGCACGACGGTGACCCCGCGGCCACGGTGGCCCGCCTGGGCGAGGCCTCCGAGCAGCTGTCGGCCTACCGCACGGCCCTGCACCGGCGCATCGACGCCGCCACCGAGGAGCTGGTGGCCCGCTACCACCGCGAGCCCGCGCTGGCGCTGGCCCTGCTGCCGGGGAGCGCGGCGTGA
- a CDS encoding type IV pilus twitching motility protein PilT, which produces MSLTLEQDHTTLAGLRPLLEAVVDAGASDLHLRAGERSRMRVQGALTDVGEVVPAERVAAMVAASMGPDARAAYDADLEADYALTVPGLARFRINAFRSRGADAMVLRLVGAEPQRLADLGMPEVLHHLAMRPRGLVLVTGPTGSGKTTTLASMIDAINEERPVHVLTLEDPIEVVHTSRRATVTQRELGSDSRSWSGALRSAMRQDPDVILIGEMRDADTVHAALSAAETGHLVLSTLHTTDALETVQRIIDFFPPHEQPRVRAALASSLQGVVCQRLVPRRRGGRACVLEIAVADARLVEAVADPERTSEIPDILAQGEYSGMQSFDQHLLRLVVEGTVDPTVARGAASNPHDFTVMLRRAGWRPDSDPSGGPR; this is translated from the coding sequence GTGAGCCTCACGCTCGAGCAGGACCACACCACCCTCGCGGGGCTGCGCCCGCTGCTGGAGGCCGTGGTCGACGCCGGCGCCTCCGACCTGCACCTGCGCGCCGGCGAGCGCTCGCGGATGCGGGTGCAGGGCGCCCTGACCGACGTCGGCGAGGTCGTCCCCGCCGAGCGGGTCGCCGCGATGGTCGCGGCCTCGATGGGCCCCGACGCGCGGGCGGCGTACGACGCCGACCTGGAGGCCGACTACGCGCTCACGGTGCCGGGGCTCGCGCGCTTCCGCATCAACGCCTTCCGCAGCCGCGGCGCCGACGCGATGGTGCTGCGCCTGGTCGGCGCCGAGCCGCAGCGCCTGGCCGACCTGGGGATGCCCGAGGTGCTGCACCACCTGGCGATGCGCCCGCGCGGGCTGGTGCTGGTCACCGGACCGACCGGCTCGGGCAAGACGACCACGCTGGCCTCGATGATCGACGCGATCAACGAGGAGCGCCCGGTGCACGTGCTGACGCTCGAGGACCCGATCGAGGTCGTGCACACCAGCCGGCGCGCCACCGTCACCCAGCGCGAGCTCGGCAGCGACTCGCGCAGCTGGTCGGGCGCGCTGCGCTCGGCGATGCGCCAGGACCCCGACGTGATCCTGATCGGCGAGATGCGCGACGCCGACACCGTGCACGCCGCGCTGTCGGCGGCCGAGACCGGCCACCTGGTGCTCTCGACGCTGCACACCACCGACGCGCTCGAGACGGTGCAGCGCATCATCGACTTCTTCCCGCCCCACGAGCAGCCGCGGGTGCGGGCCGCGCTGGCCAGCAGCCTGCAGGGCGTGGTCTGCCAGCGCCTGGTGCCGCGCCGGCGCGGCGGCCGGGCCTGCGTGCTCGAGATCGCGGTCGCCGACGCCCGTCTCGTCGAGGCGGTCGCCGACCCCGAGCGCACCTCCGAGATCCCCGACATCCTGGCCCAGGGCGAGTACTCGGGGATGCAGTCCTTCGACCAGCACCTGCTGCGCCTGGTCGTCGAGGGCACCGTGGACCCCACGGTCGCCCGCGGCGCGGCCAGCAACCCGCACGACTTCACGGTGATGCTGCGCCGGGCCGGCTGGCGGCCCGACAGCGACCCCTCGGGAGGACCACGATGA
- the pilM gene encoding pilus assembly protein PilM → MARSVVGLDIGSAAVSGTEVRLGGSAAGRGSRVRRSGSVALPPGAVEAGLVRDRAAVVSALRQLWAEQHFGTRQVHLGVGSASVLVRQLDLDWMPDDDLRRSLRFQVADLLPVPVDDANIDHVPLGEAQGVDDQGAPRRLSRILLVATAREAVDGLVRAVEAAKLVPLTADLSAFAAVRAVAGTPVPPETPGGPGVPEAVVDVGAQTVSVAVHVDGRPWFVRVASGLGGEMLTRVLMEQTGRSRDEAEALKRTPGTLPEVGRSARSLEESVLLEGVGRLLAEVRTTLDFHSGHDPATAPRRVVLTGGGSLLPGLVEHGRAAWGLPVRLHDDAASPAGAVALGLGLEGAA, encoded by the coding sequence ATGGCACGCAGCGTGGTGGGCCTCGACATCGGCAGCGCGGCCGTCAGCGGCACCGAGGTGCGCCTGGGCGGCAGCGCGGCCGGCCGGGGCTCGCGGGTACGCCGCTCGGGCAGCGTGGCGCTGCCGCCCGGCGCCGTGGAGGCCGGGCTGGTGCGCGACCGCGCCGCCGTCGTGTCGGCGCTGCGCCAGCTGTGGGCCGAGCAGCACTTCGGCACCCGCCAGGTGCACCTGGGCGTCGGGTCGGCCTCGGTGCTGGTGCGCCAGCTCGACCTCGACTGGATGCCCGACGACGACCTGCGCCGCTCGCTGCGCTTCCAGGTCGCCGACCTGCTGCCGGTGCCCGTCGACGACGCCAACATCGACCACGTCCCGCTCGGCGAGGCGCAGGGCGTCGACGACCAGGGCGCCCCGCGCCGCCTGTCCCGGATCCTGCTGGTGGCCACCGCCCGCGAGGCCGTCGACGGGCTGGTGCGCGCCGTCGAGGCCGCCAAGCTGGTGCCGCTGACCGCCGACCTGTCCGCCTTCGCCGCCGTCCGCGCGGTGGCCGGCACGCCCGTGCCCCCCGAGACCCCCGGCGGGCCAGGTGTGCCCGAGGCCGTCGTCGACGTCGGCGCCCAGACCGTCTCGGTCGCGGTGCACGTCGACGGCCGGCCGTGGTTCGTGCGGGTCGCCTCAGGGCTCGGCGGCGAGATGCTCACCCGGGTGCTGATGGAGCAGACCGGGCGCAGCCGCGACGAGGCCGAGGCGCTCAAGCGCACCCCCGGGACGCTGCCCGAGGTGGGCCGCTCCGCGCGGTCGCTGGAGGAGTCGGTGCTGCTGGAGGGCGTCGGGCGCCTGCTCGCCGAGGTCCGCACCACCCTCGACTTCCACTCCGGACACGACCCCGCGACCGCGCCCCGCCGGGTGGTGCTCACCGGCGGCGGCAGCCTGCTGCCCGGCCTGGTCGAGCACGGTCGGGCCGCCTGGGGCCTGCCGGTGCGCCTGCACGACGACGCGGCCTCCCCCGCCGGTGCCGTGGCGCTCGGGCTGGGCCTGGAGGGCGCGGCATGA